In a genomic window of Temperatibacter marinus:
- the addA gene encoding double-strand break repair helicase AddA, protein MVKMSPEQAMATHPETTVWVGASAGTGKTHVLTARVLRLMVGGTAPGNILCLTFTKAAAAEMKTRIFRELGAWAVMNDVQLKSALKRRVDEEASPEVLARARRLFAEVLDLSGGLQILTFHSFCQSLLGRFPLEAGIAPGFEALDDQMAATVKLEARDRVLKSNVEQSALSEVAKRVNEADFDRVMEGLMHKGIEVQKLLKSHGKIGLRSALLRHFNFDPQQSTQLLIESSVKDESFSLEGLKELLVCFTSGSKKEQAIAGQIESFLKAEETERTRYFSDYKYGFLTKTGAAPLKNIPTKKTSEKATHLVEIYQEEQERLYVLNQKLLTLEMIDATTALLTLGFDQIDAYRTLKQARGVVDFDDMINSTVSLLAGSGAASWILYKLDGGIDHILVDEAQDTNANQWDVVETLASDFYSGEGAREEQVGQDAASHFARTVFAVGDVKQSIYSFQNADPKEFIAARSRVFNRAENAQMAYGQIPLNQSFRSGGAVLTLVDQVFRQGGRGYPGVTSDEEEIKHDYHRQGYAGSVELWPLEIEEVTEEKSDADKETWQAPIAQEEASDSEQKTAWKVARHIADQIKNEHRLEAKGRPIRPSDILVIVRKRSRFVEQLTRALKILDIPVSGRDRIQLASEAPVMDLLSLMRFMLQPEDDLSLAEVLTGPFAGLTQEALFDLAYERPVSLWQQLVSRRSERPEYQKIYDFLSACLNEVDRGTPFDFLMTLLNEFDGRKKLVHRLGEECHDALDEMLDMALTFERLNSPSLQSFLHAFEQTDVTIKRDMEEAGNSVRIMTAHGSKGLQAPIVYLPDTTSVPEIGRDTALLTKGSQESAESWLLWTSGIKNLSLVDDLKAQHKIEMMAEYRRLLYVAMTRAEDHLFITGWQKKRKISEDCWYELIKEGFEAIEGSFTRQDSEGESLCFAVPQKSPIDTSESKTSVKQIHEVPNWAKNVMPEEPTPSRPLVPSRPDHDEPAARSPLSRVTDRPFQRGNLIHSLLEWLPELSSDMRGKATIEYLAHPGHNLSQTQQKKMGQEVLSILEDQDFADLFSPQSRAEVPIAGLLSNGHVISGQVDRLVVTEESVKIVDYKTNQPAPRSAQDVPEAYQRQMALYRLALEDIYPDKKVKCYLLWTDILTIMEV, encoded by the coding sequence ATGGTTAAAATGTCCCCCGAGCAAGCAATGGCGACGCACCCTGAAACAACCGTTTGGGTTGGCGCGTCTGCTGGTACAGGTAAAACCCATGTCTTAACAGCACGTGTATTGCGGTTAATGGTAGGCGGTACGGCCCCAGGCAATATCCTTTGTCTTACCTTCACAAAGGCCGCTGCGGCTGAGATGAAAACAAGGATATTCCGCGAGCTAGGCGCATGGGCTGTGATGAATGATGTTCAGCTAAAATCAGCTCTGAAAAGACGCGTTGATGAAGAGGCTTCTCCGGAAGTTCTTGCGCGTGCTAGACGTTTGTTTGCAGAAGTTTTAGACCTTTCTGGTGGGCTGCAAATTCTGACCTTTCACAGTTTTTGTCAGTCCTTGCTGGGTCGCTTTCCTCTCGAGGCTGGCATTGCTCCTGGATTTGAAGCGTTAGATGATCAAATGGCTGCAACAGTGAAACTTGAAGCAAGAGATCGTGTTCTCAAGAGTAATGTAGAGCAATCAGCCTTATCTGAAGTTGCAAAGCGTGTGAATGAAGCTGATTTTGACAGAGTCATGGAAGGCCTGATGCACAAAGGCATTGAGGTTCAAAAACTCTTGAAATCACACGGGAAAATTGGCTTGAGATCCGCTTTGCTTCGTCATTTTAATTTTGACCCTCAACAATCAACTCAACTGTTAATAGAGAGTTCCGTCAAGGATGAGAGTTTTTCGCTAGAAGGCTTAAAAGAGCTACTGGTTTGTTTCACCAGTGGTAGTAAAAAAGAGCAGGCCATTGCAGGACAGATTGAGAGCTTTTTAAAAGCTGAGGAAACTGAGCGCACTCGGTATTTCTCTGACTATAAATACGGCTTTCTAACAAAAACAGGAGCGGCGCCTCTTAAAAATATACCAACCAAAAAAACATCTGAAAAAGCAACGCATTTGGTCGAGATCTATCAGGAGGAACAGGAACGACTTTACGTGCTCAATCAAAAACTACTGACGTTGGAAATGATTGATGCGACAACAGCCCTATTAACATTGGGATTTGATCAGATTGATGCTTATAGAACTTTAAAACAAGCCCGCGGTGTGGTTGATTTTGATGACATGATTAACAGCACTGTTTCGCTTCTTGCCGGATCTGGCGCTGCCTCTTGGATATTATATAAATTGGATGGCGGCATTGATCATATTCTTGTCGACGAAGCGCAAGATACCAACGCTAATCAGTGGGATGTAGTGGAAACATTGGCTTCAGACTTTTATTCAGGAGAAGGTGCGCGCGAGGAACAGGTCGGCCAAGACGCGGCAAGTCATTTTGCACGTACTGTCTTTGCCGTTGGCGATGTAAAGCAGTCTATATATAGCTTTCAAAATGCAGACCCAAAAGAGTTTATTGCAGCCCGCAGCAGAGTGTTTAACCGCGCTGAGAATGCTCAGATGGCATATGGCCAAATACCTTTGAACCAGTCTTTCAGGTCAGGAGGCGCTGTTCTAACGCTTGTGGATCAGGTCTTTAGACAGGGAGGACGGGGCTATCCAGGGGTCACTTCAGATGAGGAGGAAATTAAACATGACTATCACCGTCAAGGATATGCGGGGTCTGTAGAACTTTGGCCTTTAGAAATCGAAGAAGTAACTGAAGAAAAGTCTGATGCAGATAAAGAGACATGGCAGGCGCCGATAGCTCAGGAAGAAGCATCAGATTCAGAACAGAAGACAGCTTGGAAAGTCGCCCGTCACATCGCTGACCAAATAAAAAACGAGCATCGCCTTGAAGCGAAGGGGAGGCCAATCAGGCCCAGTGATATCTTAGTGATTGTGCGTAAACGTTCACGCTTTGTAGAGCAGCTCACCCGGGCCCTCAAAATCTTAGATATTCCTGTCAGTGGCCGAGATCGCATACAGTTGGCATCTGAAGCCCCAGTTATGGATCTTCTTTCTCTCATGCGGTTTATGCTACAGCCTGAAGATGACTTGTCTTTGGCTGAGGTGTTAACGGGGCCATTCGCTGGACTTACACAAGAAGCATTATTCGACTTAGCCTATGAGAGACCCGTCAGTTTGTGGCAACAACTTGTATCGCGGCGCTCAGAAAGACCTGAGTATCAAAAAATTTATGACTTTCTGTCGGCTTGCTTGAATGAAGTGGATCGAGGCACACCGTTTGATTTCCTCATGACCCTTCTCAATGAGTTTGATGGCCGTAAAAAATTGGTCCATCGCCTGGGGGAAGAATGTCACGATGCCCTTGACGAAATGCTGGACATGGCTCTCACATTTGAACGATTAAACAGCCCCTCTCTGCAGTCTTTTCTTCACGCCTTTGAACAGACGGACGTGACCATTAAACGGGATATGGAGGAGGCTGGGAATAGTGTTCGCATAATGACGGCGCATGGATCTAAAGGATTGCAAGCGCCAATTGTCTACCTTCCCGATACCACAAGTGTTCCTGAAATAGGGCGCGATACAGCCTTACTAACAAAAGGCTCACAAGAGAGCGCAGAATCGTGGCTGCTTTGGACCTCTGGTATTAAGAACTTGTCTCTTGTAGATGATTTGAAAGCACAACATAAAATAGAGATGATGGCAGAATATCGACGCTTGCTTTATGTAGCGATGACTCGGGCTGAGGATCACCTCTTTATTACAGGCTGGCAAAAGAAGCGAAAAATCAGTGAGGATTGCTGGTATGAACTCATTAAAGAGGGATTTGAAGCGATCGAGGGTTCATTTACGAGGCAAGATTCAGAGGGTGAAAGCTTATGCTTTGCCGTGCCACAAAAGAGCCCTATAGACACCTCTGAAAGTAAAACGAGTGTGAAGCAAATTCATGAGGTGCCCAACTGGGCCAAAAACGTTATGCCTGAAGAGCCTACTCCGTCCCGCCCCTTAGTTCCTTCCAGACCAGATCATGATGAGCCGGCAGCACGAAGCCCCTTGAGCAGAGTCACGGATCGGCCATTCCAGAGAGGCAACCTTATCCATAGCCTGCTAGAATGGCTGCCAGAATTAAGCTCGGACATGCGGGGGAAAGCGACTATTGAATATTTAGCACATCCTGGCCATAACCTAAGTCAAACGCAGCAAAAGAAAATGGGTCAAGAAGTTCTCTCTATTCTTGAAGATCAAGATTTTGCGGATCTCTTTTCACCTCAAAGTCGTGCTGAAGTCCCCATTGCGGGTCTTCTGTCAAATGGCCATGTGATTTCTGGACAGGTCGATCGACTGGTTGTGACTGAGGAGTCAGTTAAAATTGTAGATTATAAAACTAATCAGCCAGCCCCGCGTTCTGCCCAGGATGTTCCTGAGGCCTACCAACGACAGATGGCGCTCTACAGATTGGCCCTTGAAGATATTTATCCTGACAAAAAAGTGAAATGTTACCTCTTATGGACAGATATTCTCACGATTATGGAGGTTTAG
- the trxA gene encoding thioredoxin → MAVIEVNDDNFEDVVLNADKPVVLDFWAPWCGPCKMLAPVLDQTAGERDDIIIAKMNIDENPMTPTKYGVRSIPTVIVMKNGEAAATKMGAMPKGQFDQWLGDNI, encoded by the coding sequence ATGGCTGTGATAGAAGTCAATGATGACAATTTTGAAGATGTAGTTTTGAATGCAGATAAGCCAGTCGTGCTTGATTTTTGGGCGCCATGGTGTGGTCCTTGTAAAATGCTTGCACCAGTTTTGGATCAAACGGCTGGTGAGCGTGATGATATTATCATTGCGAAAATGAATATTGATGAAAACCCAATGACGCCGACAAAATATGGTGTCAGATCCATCCCGACCGTGATCGTTATGAAAAACGGTGAAGCAGCGGCAACAAAAATGGGTGCAATGCCTAAAGGTCAGTTTGATCAATGGTTGGGCGATAACATTTAA